The following coding sequences are from one Panicum hallii strain FIL2 chromosome 5, PHallii_v3.1, whole genome shotgun sequence window:
- the LOC112891723 gene encoding probable phosphoinositide phosphatase SAC9 isoform X1: MFRSKSLPRPKDTSVVVVVLETTEVYIVISLSTRSDTQVIYVDPTTGALRYLGKYGEDAFDSEAAALNYITDGSRILSKSTTYAKAVLGYAVLGSYALLLVATQLSATVPNLPGGGCIYTVAESQWIKIQLQNPQPQGTGEQKNIRELADLDIDGKYYFCETRDITRPLPSRMTLREPDEEFVWNEWLSKPFKDIGLPGHCVILLQGFAECRNFGGAGQQGGLVALIARRSRLHPGTRYLARGLNACSGTGNEVECEQLVWVPRNGGQCIPFSSYIWRRGTIPIWWGAEIKNAVSVEAEIYVADDPYNGSLQYYQRLSRRYGNKSSEANVSRHKKSGMVPIICVNLLRYGEGKTESVLVDHFKESLQYMKSTGKLGSTWIQLINYDWHATVKLKGQQQTVEGLWRHLKAPTMAIGFSEGKYYDVRQQLKECKGSIICNDDINGGFCMESIQNGVIRFNCADSLDRTNAASYFGALQVFVEQCSRLGISLDIDAMFGLSSRYSEYDSRNARSLPPGWEERFDSVTGKSFYIDHNTRTTTWEHPCQEAPQKPWKRFDMTFDQFKGSTMLAPVNHLAELFLLAGDIHATLYTGSKAMHSEILNIFKEETGKFSKFSAVQNVRITVQRRYHNYLNDSSRQKQLEMFLGLRLYRHLPSIPMFPLKVLSRPSGCMLKPVPSITPVADGGSSLLSFKKKDLIWVCQQGADYVELFIYLGEPCQVCQLLLTVSHSVQDSSYPATVDVRLGSSIDALKLVVEGACIPQCSNGTNLLIPVTGRIDPEDLAVTGKSARPNVQESTYLPLLYDFEELEGELNFLNRIVALSFHPSAASRTPITLGEIEVLGVSLPWADMLNNSGRASEFMELLHKKLSHAHCDLGLKSFANSSGPGNDSHGSGGSYTKSSSSVQPGGSENLLDFLTGDFDMSKSHVTENTSFGNGEQTNFLDDGFDVNPFAPSLEVPAPIVNNQVEECGSTQLYLQFLESLSGYNKGKGLNFEQMMKLEIKRLHLGLSAAERDRALLSVGVIPATVDPNRSVDYSYLLKLSSLADNLVLLGHAVLEDRVNASIGLEKGSEHTIDFWNISENDACYDGACEVHAPSSLQASSTGENQSVFVECSQCERTVCKACCAGRGAFLLLNTYKDLKIYGGSQGGGYSALADSFVCKSCCSEIIKRALYVDYVRVLQSLRRKDRAEKAALNAVNQVCQLESSKISDLSHNIQTGQRQLKQILDGEESLAEFPYASFLQMVETADDSEPLLSLLAPLGTGDYKSYWKGPENNTSVEFSIILGGLSDVAGVAIIVSSCGYTTSDCPIVEIWASNKMHREDRTFIGKWDVQDIASSSPHLCGPEKSSSMIEEPRHVKFHFPNPIRCRIVSIRMTLPHIGSRSTKFSEEFDLLSLGDSSFYESKPINPQNSFIHAKRILVFGSSLRKEMEPDTSGGIMRMKSYLDRSPPLGRFRIPVEAERLRDNDLVLEQYVLPNSPGIAGFRLDFFSVIRPRVTHSPSSSELDTREFSLTRLEDRYVNQAILYMQVTIVKESGKVVVEEYRLPEVKANTSLYFDFPDLQQDVRCVIFRLLGDVTAFVDDISELDGLNFRNLPLASGLSLSNKIKLYYYADTYEMGKIGSLSAV; the protein is encoded by the exons ATGTTTCGCAGCAAGTCGCTGCCCAGGCCCAAGGACACATCGGTCGTCGTCGTTGTTTTGGAGACGACCGAGGTGTACATTGTGATCAGCTTGTCGACGAGAAGTGATACTCAGGTCATCTATGTCGACCCAACCACCGGTGCCCTGCGCTACCTGGGCAAGTACGGGGAGGACGCCTTTGATTCTGAGGCAGCAGCATTGAACTACATCACTGACGGATCAAGGATTCTGTCCAAGAGCACCACATACGCAAAAGCAGTGCTGGGCTATGCAGTGTTGGGAAGCTACGCTTTGCTTTTAGTTGCGACACAGTTGAGCGCAACAGTACCGAACCTGCCTGGAGGTGGATGCATATACACAGTGGCGGAGAGTCAATGGATAAAGATTCAGCTGCAGAACCCCCAACCTCAGGGGACTGGAGAGCAGAAAAATATCCGTGAATTGGCTGATCTTGACATTGATGGGAAGTACTACTTCTGTGAGACAAGGGATATTACCAGGCCCTTACCAAGCCGTATGACACTACGGGAACCAGATGAGGAATTTGTTTGGAATGAGTGGCTTTCAAAGCCCTTTAAGGACATTGGCTTGCCAGGGCACTGTGTCATTCTTTTGCAGGGGTTTGCTGAGTGTCGAAACTTTGGAGGTGCAGGGCAGCAAGGTGGGTTAGTTGCCCTTATTGCACGCCGTAGTCGATTGCATCCTGGAACCCGCTATTTGGCTCGTGGACTGAATGCATGTTCAGGCACAGGTAATGAGGTAGAGTGTGAGCAACTTGTTTGGGTTCCTAGAAACGGTGGACAGTGTATCCCTTTTAGCTCATATATCTGGCGGCGTGGAACTATACCAATATGGTGGGGTGCAGAAATAAAGAATGCTGTGTCAGTAGAAGCTGAAATATATGTTGCTGATGATCCTTACAACGGGAGCTTACAATACTACCAACGACTGAGTAGAAGATACGGCAATAAATCATCTGAAGCGAATGTATCTAGGCATAAGAAATCTGGAATGGTTCCCATTATTTGTGTTAACCTACTAAGATACGGTGAAGGAAAAACTGAGTCAGTTCTTGTTGATCATTTCAAAGAATCTCTGCAGTACATGAAGTCTACTGGAAAGCTTGGTAGCACGTGGATTCAGTTGATAAATTATGACTGGCATGCCACTGTGAAGTTAAAAGGACAGCAGCAGACAGTTGAGGGCCTATGGAGGCATCTGAAAGCACCTACAATGGCCATTGGCTTCAGTGAAGGGAAATACTATGATGTAAGGCAGCAGCTTAAGGAATGTAAAGGATCAattatctgtaatgacgacatAAATGGTGGATTTTGCATGGAATCTATTCAAAATGGGGTGATACGTTTCAATTGTGCAGACTCTCTTGATCGGACCAATGCTGCTAGTTACTTTGGGGCACTTCAAGTTTTTGTTGAACAGTGTAGTCGATTGGGTATCTCACTTGACATAGATGCGATGTTTGGGTTATCAAGCAGATATTCTGAATATGACAGTCGAAATGCTCGTTCTTTGCCCCCTGGATGGGAGGAGCGCTTTGACTCTGTAACAGGAAAATCATTTTATATCGATCATAATACACGAACGACCACATGGGAACATCCATGCCAGGAGGCTCCACAGAAGCCGTGGAAGAGATTTGATATGACATTTGATCAGTTCAAAGGCTCAACAATGCTTGCTCCAGTGAACCACCTTGCTGAACTTTTTCTTTTGGCCGGCGATATCCATGCCACGTTGTACACTGGCTCAAAAGCTATGCACAGTGAGATTCTGAACATATTCaaggaggaaacaggaaagtttAGTAAATTCTCAGCTGTTCAGAATGTGAGGATTACAGTGCAAAGAAGGTACCACAATTATCTGAATGATAGTTCCCGCCAAAAGCAGTTGGAGATGTTCCTTGGATTGAGGCTATATAGGCATCTCCCGTCCATCCCTATGTTCCCTCTCAAA GTGCTATCAAGGCCGTCTGGATGCATGTTGAAGCCAGTTCCTAGTATCACCCCAGTGGCTGATGGTGGTTCCAGTCTTCTCAGCTTCAAAAAGAAGGATCTTATTTGG GTGTGTCAGCAAGGTGCAGATTACGTTGAACTTTTTATATACCTTGGGGAACCTTGTCAAGTCTGTCAACTGCTTCTTACTGTCTCCCACAGTGTTCAAGATTCTTCATATCCAGCAACTGTAGATGTTAGACTTGGTTCAAGCATAGATGCCCTTAAGCTTGTGGTTGAG GGTGCTTGCATTCCACAGTGTTCGAATGGCACAAATTTGTTGATTCCAGTCACTGGAAGAATTGATCCAGAGGACTTAGCTGTTACAGGAAAAAGTGCTAGGCCTAACGTTCAAGAGAGCACTTACCTTCCATTGTTGTATGACTTTGAAGAGTTAGAGGGAGAACTAAACTTTTTAAATCGGATTGTTGCATTATCTTTTCATCCATCTGCCGCATCGAGGACACCCATTACTCTTGGTGAG ATTGAAGTACTTGGAGTTTCTCTTCCATGGGCGGACATGTTAAACAATAGTGGACGTGCTTCTGAATTTATGGAGCTTCTCCATAAAAAATTATCACATGCTCACTGTGATCTAGGTTTGAAGTCTTTTGCAAATTCTTCTGGGCCTGGGAATGATTCTCATGGCAGTGGTGGGTCTTATACTAAAAGTTCATCATCAGTTCAACCAGGTGGTTCGgaaaatttgttggattttcTCACAGGTGATTTTGACATGTCGAAGTCACATGTAACTGAAAATACATCTTTTGGTAATGGGGAACAAACAAACTTCTTAGATGATGGATTTGATGTTAACCCTTTTGCCCCTTCATTGGAAGTTCCTGCTCCTATAGTGAATAACCAGGTTGAAGAATGTGGCAGCACACAGCTTTATCTTCAATTTTTGGAGTCCCTGTCTGGCTATAATAAG GGAAAGGGTCTTAATTTTGAGCAAATGATGAAGCTAGAAATAAAACGTCTCCATCTTGGTCTTTCTGCCGCTGAAAGGGACCGAGCATTGTTATCAGTTGGTGTAATTCCTGCCACAGTAGATCCAAACCGTTCAGTTGATTATTCTTACCTGTTGAAGTTGTCCAGCTTAGCTGATAATCTAGTGCTGCTGGGCCATGCAGTCCTTGAGGATCGTGTTAATGCTTCAATAGGGCTTGAAAAGGGCAGTGAACACACCATAGACTTTTGGAACATCAGTGAAAATGATGCCTGCTATGATGGGGCATGTGAAGTCCATGCTCCGTCTTCATTACAAGCTTCATCCACTGGAGAAAATCAATCAGTATTTGTGGAATGTTCCCAGTGTGAAAGGACAGTTTGCAAAGCTTGCTGTGCTGGGAGAGGAGCCTTCCTTTTGCTTAACACCTACAAGGATCTGAAGATATATGGTGGGAGTCAAGGTGGTGGCTATTCAGCACTGGcagatagttttgtgtgcaaaTCATGCTGCAGTGAAATTATCAAACGTGCATTGTATGTGGATTATGTCCGGGTTCTTCAGAGTTTGCGGAGAAAAGaccgtgcagagaaagcagcGCTGAATGCTGTGAATCAGGTCTGCCAACTAGAATCCAGCAAAATATCTGATTTATCGCATAATATTCAAACCGGTCAGAGACAATTGAAACAGATCCTTGATGGTGAAGAATCCCTCGCAGAATTTCCATATGCAAGCTTTTTACAAATG GTTGAAACTGCTGATGACTCTGAACCACTGCTATCATTATTGGCACCTCTTGGTACTGGAGATTACAAATCTTACTGGAAAGGTCCTGAGAATAACACTTCAGTGGAGTTCTCGATTATTCTTGGTGGTTTATCAGATGTTGCAGGTGTTGCTATAATTGTCAGTTCTTGCGGTTACACAACATCTGACTGCCCTATT GTAGAGATATGGGCCAGTAATAAAATGCACCGAGAGGATCGGACATTCATAGGAAAATGGGATGTACAAGATATAGCATCTTCATCTCCGCATCTTTGTGGACCTGAAAAATCTAGTAGCATGATTGAAGAACCAAGACACGTTAAATTTCACTTCCCAAATCCTATTCGCTGTCGTATAGTTTCAATAAGAATGACACTTCCCCATATTGGTTCTCGTTCAACCAAGTTCAGTGAGGAGTTTGATCTTCTGTCATTGGGTGATAGCTCGTTTTATGAATCAAAACCGATCAATCCACAGAATTCATTTATCCATGCAAAAAGAATTCTCGTTTTTGGCAGTTCTTTGAGGAAGGAGATGGAGCCTGACACATCTGGGGGAATAATGAGAATGAAAAGTTATTTAGACAGATCACCACCCTTGGGGAGATTTAGG ATTCCAGTTGAAGCTGAGAGGCTGAGAGATAATGATCTTGTTCTTGAGCAATATGTCTTACCTAATTCACCTGGAATAGCTGGATTTCGGCTTGATTTTTTCAGTGTTATAAGGCCTCGTGTGACCCATTCACCTTCCTCTTCAGAATTGGACACAAGGGAGTTTTCATTGACACGCTTGGAAGATAGATATGTAAATCAAGCAATTCTTTATATGCAGGTCACAATTGTTAAG GAGTCTGGCAAGGTGGTTGTAGAGGAATACCGTTTACCAGAAGTAAAAGCGAATACATCACTATATTTTGATTTTCCAGATCTACAACAAGATGTTCGTTGTGTTATCTTTAGATTACTTGGGGATGTCACTGCCTTTGTTGATGACATTTCTGAGCTTGACGGCTTGAACTTTCGAAATCTTCCTTTGGCATCTGGATTGTCTTTGTCAAATAAGATCAAGTTGTACTACTACGCTGATACATATGAGATGGGAAAGATCGGCAGTCTCTCAGCAGTATAA
- the LOC112891723 gene encoding probable phosphoinositide phosphatase SAC9 isoform X2 has translation MFRSKSLPRPKDTSVVVVVLETTEVYIVISLSTRSDTQVIYVDPTTGALRYLGKYGEDAFDSEAAALNYITDGSRILSKSTTYAKAVLGYAVLGSYALLLVATQLSATVPNLPGGGCIYTVAESQWIKIQLQNPQPQGTGEQKNIRELADLDIDGKYYFCETRDITRPLPSRMTLREPDEEFVWNEWLSKPFKDIGLPGHCVILLQGFAECRNFGGAGQQGGLVALIARRSRLHPGTRYLARGLNACSGTGNEVECEQLVWVPRNGGQCIPFSSYIWRRGTIPIWWGAEIKNAVSVEAEIYVADDPYNGSLQYYQRLSRRYGNKSSEANVSRHKKSGMVPIICVNLLRYGEGKTESVLVDHFKESLQYMKSTGKLGSTWIQLINYDWHATVKLKGQQQTVEGLWRHLKAPTMAIGFSEGKYYDVRQQLKECKGSIICNDDINGGFCMESIQNGVIRFNCADSLDRTNAASYFGALQVFVEQCSRLGISLDIDAMFGLSSRYSEYDSRNARSLPPGWEERFDSVTGKSFYIDHNTRTTTWEHPCQEAPQKPWKRFDMTFDQFKGSTMLAPVNHLAELFLLAGDIHATLYTGSKAMHSEILNIFKEETGKFSKFSAVQNVRITVQRRYHNYLNDSSRQKQLEMFLGLRLYRHLPSIPMFPLKVLSRPSGCMLKPVPSITPVADGGSSLLSFKKKDLIWVCQQGADYVELFIYLGEPCQVCQLLLTVSHSVQDSSYPATVDVRLGSSIDALKLVVEGACIPQCSNGTNLLIPVTGRIDPEDLAVTGKSARPNVQESTYLPLLYDFEELEGELNFLNRIVALSFHPSAASRTPITLGEIEVLGVSLPWADMLNNSGRASEFMELLHKKLSHAHCDLGLKSFANSSGPGNDSHGSGGSYTKSSSSVQPGGSENLLDFLTGDFDMSKSHVTENTSFGNGEQTNFLDDGFDVNPFAPSLEVPAPIVNNQVEECGSTQLYLQFLESLSGYNKGKGLNFEQMMKLEIKRLHLGLSAAERDRALLSVGVIPATVDPNRSVDYSYLLKLSSLADNLVLLGHAVLEDRVNASIGLEKGSEHTIDFWNISENDACYDGACEVHAPSSLQASSTGENQSVFVECSQCERTVCKACCAGRGAFLLLNTYKDLKIYGGSQGGGYSALADSFVCKSCCSEIIKRALYVDYVRVLQSLRRKDRAEKAALNAVNQVCQLESSKISDLSHNIQTGQRQLKQILDGEESLAEFPYASFLQMVETADDSEPLLSLLAPLGTGDYKSYWKGPENNTSVEFSIILGGLSDVAGVAIIVSSCGYTTSDCPIVEIWASNKMHREDRTFIGKWDVQDIASSSPHLCGPEKSSSMIEEPRHVKFHFPNPIRCRIVSIRMTLPHIGSRSTKFSEEFDLLSLGDSSFYESKPINPQNSFIHAKRILVFGSSLRKEMEPDTSGGIMRMKSYLDRSPPLGRFRIPVEAERLRDNDLVLEQYVLPNSPGIAGFRLDFFSVIRPRVTHSPSSSELDTREFSLTRLEDRYVNQAILYMQVTIVKESGKVVVEEYRLPEVKANTSLYFDFPDLQQDVRCVIFRLLGDVTAFVDDISELDGLNFRNLPLASGLSLSNKIKLYYYADTYEMGKIGSLSAV, from the exons ATGTTTCGCAGCAAGTCGCTGCCCAGGCCCAAGGACACATCGGTCGTCGTCGTTGTTTTGGAGACGACCGAGGTGTACATTGTGATCAGCTTGTCGACGAGAAGTGATACTCAGGTCATCTATGTCGACCCAACCACCGGTGCCCTGCGCTACCTGGGCAAGTACGGGGAGGACGCCTTTGATTCTGAGGCAGCAGCATTGAACTACATCACTGACGGATCAAGGATTCTGTCCAAGAGCACCACATACGCAAAAGCAGTGCTGGGCTATGCAGTGTTGGGAAGCTACGCTTTGCTTTTAGTTGCGACACAGTTGAGCGCAACAGTACCGAACCTGCCTGGAGGTGGATGCATATACACAGTGGCGGAGAGTCAATGGATAAAGATTCAGCTGCAGAACCCCCAACCTCAGGGGACTGGAGAGCAGAAAAATATCCGTGAATTGGCTGATCTTGACATTGATGGGAAGTACTACTTCTGTGAGACAAGGGATATTACCAGGCCCTTACCAAGCCGTATGACACTACGGGAACCAGATGAGGAATTTGTTTGGAATGAGTGGCTTTCAAAGCCCTTTAAGGACATTGGCTTGCCAGGGCACTGTGTCATTCTTTTGCAGGGGTTTGCTGAGTGTCGAAACTTTGGAGGTGCAGGGCAGCAAGGTGGGTTAGTTGCCCTTATTGCACGCCGTAGTCGATTGCATCCTGGAACCCGCTATTTGGCTCGTGGACTGAATGCATGTTCAGGCACAGGTAATGAGGTAGAGTGTGAGCAACTTGTTTGGGTTCCTAGAAACGGTGGACAGTGTATCCCTTTTAGCTCATATATCTGGCGGCGTGGAACTATACCAATATGGTGGGGTGCAGAAATAAAGAATGCTGTGTCAGTAGAAGCTGAAATATATGTTGCTGATGATCCTTACAACGGGAGCTTACAATACTACCAACGACTGAGTAGAAGATACGGCAATAAATCATCTGAAGCGAATGTATCTAGGCATAAGAAATCTGGAATGGTTCCCATTATTTGTGTTAACCTACTAAGATACGGTGAAGGAAAAACTGAGTCAGTTCTTGTTGATCATTTCAAAGAATCTCTGCAGTACATGAAGTCTACTGGAAAGCTTGGTAGCACGTGGATTCAGTTGATAAATTATGACTGGCATGCCACTGTGAAGTTAAAAGGACAGCAGCAGACAGTTGAGGGCCTATGGAGGCATCTGAAAGCACCTACAATGGCCATTGGCTTCAGTGAAGGGAAATACTATGATGTAAGGCAGCAGCTTAAGGAATGTAAAGGATCAattatctgtaatgacgacatAAATGGTGGATTTTGCATGGAATCTATTCAAAATGGGGTGATACGTTTCAATTGTGCAGACTCTCTTGATCGGACCAATGCTGCTAGTTACTTTGGGGCACTTCAAGTTTTTGTTGAACAGTGTAGTCGATTGGGTATCTCACTTGACATAGATGCGATGTTTGGGTTATCAAGCAGATATTCTGAATATGACAGTCGAAATGCTCGTTCTTTGCCCCCTGGATGGGAGGAGCGCTTTGACTCTGTAACAGGAAAATCATTTTATATCGATCATAATACACGAACGACCACATGGGAACATCCATGCCAGGAGGCTCCACAGAAGCCGTGGAAGAGATTTGATATGACATTTGATCAGTTCAAAGGCTCAACAATGCTTGCTCCAGTGAACCACCTTGCTGAACTTTTTCTTTTGGCCGGCGATATCCATGCCACGTTGTACACTGGCTCAAAAGCTATGCACAGTGAGATTCTGAACATATTCaaggaggaaacaggaaagtttAGTAAATTCTCAGCTGTTCAGAATGTGAGGATTACAGTGCAAAGAAGGTACCACAATTATCTGAATGATAGTTCCCGCCAAAAGCAGTTGGAGATGTTCCTTGGATTGAGGCTATATAGGCATCTCCCGTCCATCCCTATGTTCCCTCTCAAA GTGCTATCAAGGCCGTCTGGATGCATGTTGAAGCCAGTTCCTAGTATCACCCCAGTGGCTGATGGTGGTTCCAGTCTTCTCAGCTTCAAAAAGAAGGATCTTATTTGG GTGTGTCAGCAAGGTGCAGATTACGTTGAACTTTTTATATACCTTGGGGAACCTTGTCAAGTCTGTCAACTGCTTCTTACTGTCTCCCACAGTGTTCAAGATTCTTCATATCCAGCAACTGTAGATGTTAGACTTGGTTCAAGCATAGATGCCCTTAAGCTTGTGGTTGAG GGTGCTTGCATTCCACAGTGTTCGAATGGCACAAATTTGTTGATTCCAGTCACTGGAAGAATTGATCCAGAGGACTTAGCTGTTACAGGAAAAAGTGCTAGGCCTAACGTTCAAGAGAGCACTTACCTTCCATTGTTGTATGACTTTGAAGAGTTAGAGGGAGAACTAAACTTTTTAAATCGGATTGTTGCATTATCTTTTCATCCATCTGCCGCATCGAGGACACCCATTACTCTTGGTGAG ATTGAAGTACTTGGAGTTTCTCTTCCATGGGCGGACATGTTAAACAATAGTGGACGTGCTTCTGAATTTATGGAGCTTCTCCATAAAAAATTATCACATGCTCACTGTGATCTAGGTTTGAAGTCTTTTGCAAATTCTTCTGGGCCTGGGAATGATTCTCATGGCAGTGGTGGGTCTTATACTAAAAGTTCATCATCAGTTCAACCAGGTGGTTCGgaaaatttgttggattttcTCACAGGTGATTTTGACATGTCGAAGTCACATGTAACTGAAAATACATCTTTTGGTAATGGGGAACAAACAAACTTCTTAGATGATGGATTTGATGTTAACCCTTTTGCCCCTTCATTGGAAGTTCCTGCTCCTATAGTGAATAACCAGGTTGAAGAATGTGGCAGCACACAGCTTTATCTTCAATTTTTGGAGTCCCTGTCTGGCTATAATAAG GGAAAGGGTCTTAATTTTGAGCAAATGATGAAGCTAGAAATAAAACGTCTCCATCTTGGTCTTTCTGCCGCTGAAAGGGACCGAGCATTGTTATCAGTTGGTGTAATTCCTGCCACAGTAGATCCAAACCGTTCAGTTGATTATTCTTACCTGTTGAAGTTGTCCAGCTTAGCTGATAATCTAGTGCTGCTGGGCCATGCAGTCCTTGAGGATCGTGTTAATGCTTCAATAGGGCTTGAAAAGGGCAGTGAACACACCATAGACTTTTGGAACATCAGTGAAAATGATGCCTGCTATGATGGGGCATGTGAAGTCCATGCTCCGTCTTCATTACAAGCTTCATCCACTGGAGAAAATCAATCAGTATTTGTGGAATGTTCCCAGTGTGAAAGGACAGTTTGCAAAGCTTGCTGTGCTGGGAGAGGAGCCTTCCTTTTGCTTAACACCTACAAGGATCTGAAGATATATGGTGGGAGTCAAGGTGGTGGCTATTCAGCACTGGcagatagttttgtgtgcaaaTCATGCTGCAGTGAAATTATCAAACGTGCATTGTATGTGGATTATGTCCGGGTTCTTCAGAGTTTGCGGAGAAAAGaccgtgcagagaaagcagcGCTGAATGCTGTGAATCAGGTCTGCCAACTAGAATCCAGCAAAATATCTGATTTATCGCATAATATTCAAACCGGTCAGAGACAATTGAAACAGATCCTTGATGGTGAAGAATCCCTCGCAGAATTTCCATATGCAAGCTTTTTACAAATG GTTGAAACTGCTGATGACTCTGAACCACTGCTATCATTATTGGCACCTCTTGGTACTGGAGATTACAAATCTTACTGGAAAGGTCCTGAGAATAACACTTCAGTGGAGTTCTCGATTATTCTTGGTGGTTTATCAGATGTTGCAGGTGTTGCTATAATTGTCAGTTCTTGCGGTTACACAACATCTGACTGCCCTATT GTAGAGATATGGGCCAGTAATAAAATGCACCGAGAGGATCGGACATTCATAGGAAAATGGGATGTACAAGATATAGCATCTTCATCTCCGCATCTTTGTGGACCTGAAAAATCTAGTAGCATGATTGAAGAACCAAGACACGTTAAATTTCACTTCCCAAATCCTATTCGCTGTCGTATAGTTTCAATAAGAATGACACTTCCCCATATTGGTTCTCGTTCAACCAAGTTCAGTGAGGAGTTTGATCTTCTGTCATTGGGTGATAGCTCGTTTTATGAATCAAAACCGATCAATCCACAGAATTCATTTATCCATGCAAAAAGAATTCTCGTTTTTGGCAGTTCTTTGAGGAAGGAGATGGAGCCTGACACATCTGGGGGAATAATGAGAATGAAAAGTTATTTAGACAGATCACCACCCTTGGGGAGATTTAGG ATTCCAGTTGAAGCTGAGAGGCTGAGAGATAATGATCTTGTTCTTGAGCAATATGTCTTACCTAATTCACCTGGAATAGCTGGATTTCGGCTTGATTTTTTCAGTGTTATAAGGCCTCGTGTGACCCATTCACCTTCCTCTTCAGAATTGGACACAAGGGAGTTTTCATTGACACGCTTGGAAGATAGATATGTAAATCAAGCAATTCTTTATATGCAGGTCACAATTGTTAAG GAGTCTGGCAAGGTGGTTGTAGAGGAATACCGTTTACCAGAAGTAAAAGCGAATACATCACTATATTTTGATTTTCCAGATCTACAACAAGATGTTCGTTGTGTTATCTTTAGATTACTTGGGGATGTCACTGCCTTTGTTGATGACATTTCTGAGCTTGACGGCTTGAACTTTCGAAATCTTCCTTTGGCATCTGGATTGTCTTTGTCAAATAAGATCAAGTTGTACTACTACGCTGATACATATGAGATGGGAAAG ATCGGCAGTCTCTCAGCAGTATAA